The following proteins come from a genomic window of Acidobacteriota bacterium:
- a CDS encoding N-acetyltransferase produces MLIRPEEPTDHRAVREIHTATFETPAEARLVEALRERTKPLVSLVAVEGDEVLGHILFSPVSLPELPHLELMGLAPMAVAPGHQRRGIGSALVREGLEACRRLGAGAVVVLGHPDYYPRFGFEPSVRFGIGCEYDVPPEVFMALELQPEILRNVSGTVQYHQAFREL; encoded by the coding sequence ATGCTCATCCGCCCCGAAGAGCCCACGGATCACCGCGCCGTCCGTGAGATCCACACGGCGACCTTTGAGACGCCGGCGGAGGCGCGGCTGGTAGAGGCTCTCCGCGAGCGCACCAAGCCTCTCGTCTCACTGGTGGCGGTAGAGGGCGATGAGGTCCTTGGTCATATTCTCTTCTCACCGGTCTCGCTCCCCGAACTCCCCCACCTCGAGCTCATGGGGCTCGCCCCCATGGCGGTGGCGCCGGGCCATCAAAGACGAGGCATCGGCTCGGCCCTGGTTCGTGAAGGTTTGGAAGCCTGTCGACGGCTGGGTGCGGGGGCGGTGGTGGTCCTCGGCCATCCGGACTACTACCCCCGCTTCGGCTTCGAGCCTTCGGTGCGCTTCGGCATCGGCTGCGAATACGACGTGCCGCCGGAGGTCTTTATGGCCCTGGAGCTGCAGCCGGAAATCCTGCGGAACGTTTCGGGAACTGTGCAGTACCATCAGGCATTCCGGGAACTTTAG
- a CDS encoding DUF1254 domain-containing protein: MRIVKPATMSTVIWICAMFLGSGAAAQVPDDVLESIETPDQVETSIGTLHFLDGAPLPETADRVYDYLDTARAMDAFLKGQPATSVRALIEGAHSIGAVAANEVMIFDHLMDSNSLFLTGNTSTLYTIPDLDLKRDGPTVVEVPNGLLGAANDAYFRYINDLTQAGKYLYLPPGYEGQVPAGYTVLKPSTYRVWVFLRASIANGVDEAADFVKSTLKVYPLSQADNPPEMVFVSASNKSFNTIHPNNVEFFYHLDEIIQYEPLGWLDPETRGLFASIGIAKGEEFAPDARMLGLLADGVALGNAASRSIVWFPRYTWNMDEIRIYPDTNSSWIMGFLNRNVFFNGEDGQTMNTDARVMFFYPYTAVSPAMATPQVGTGSDYAITYTDATKQPFDGSKTYKLNIPANPPVNNFWAVTVYDTQTRSMLQTSQLFPTVGSQTEGIQQNEDGSTDIYFGTQAPEGFENNWLETIPDKSWFAILRMYGPLEPWFDKTWRPSEIELTNN, from the coding sequence ATGAGGATCGTGAAACCGGCCACAATGTCGACTGTGATCTGGATCTGTGCGATGTTTCTCGGCTCCGGTGCCGCCGCTCAAGTTCCCGATGACGTGCTCGAGTCCATTGAAACCCCGGACCAGGTCGAAACGTCCATCGGAACGCTCCATTTCCTTGATGGGGCGCCGCTGCCCGAGACTGCTGACAGAGTTTACGACTACCTCGACACTGCCAGGGCCATGGACGCCTTCTTGAAGGGCCAGCCGGCGACGTCCGTGAGAGCACTCATCGAAGGCGCACACTCGATCGGCGCGGTGGCAGCGAACGAGGTCATGATCTTTGACCACCTGATGGACTCGAACTCGCTCTTCCTCACCGGCAATACCTCCACGCTGTACACGATCCCCGACCTCGACCTGAAGCGGGATGGGCCGACCGTGGTGGAGGTGCCGAATGGCCTACTCGGCGCGGCCAATGACGCCTACTTCCGCTACATCAACGACCTCACGCAGGCCGGGAAGTACCTCTACCTACCGCCGGGGTACGAGGGTCAGGTGCCTGCGGGCTATACCGTCCTGAAGCCGAGCACCTACCGGGTGTGGGTTTTCCTGCGCGCCTCGATCGCCAACGGCGTGGACGAAGCGGCCGATTTCGTGAAGAGTACCTTGAAGGTCTATCCGCTGTCCCAGGCGGACAATCCCCCCGAGATGGTCTTCGTCAGCGCCTCGAACAAGTCCTTCAACACCATTCATCCCAACAACGTCGAGTTCTTCTACCACCTCGACGAGATCATCCAATACGAGCCCTTGGGCTGGCTCGATCCCGAGACCCGCGGTCTCTTCGCCTCCATCGGCATCGCGAAGGGCGAGGAGTTCGCACCGGATGCGAGAATGCTCGGGCTCCTCGCCGACGGTGTCGCGCTCGGGAACGCCGCCTCGCGCTCGATCGTCTGGTTTCCTCGCTACACATGGAATATGGACGAGATCCGGATCTATCCGGACACCAACAGTTCGTGGATCATGGGCTTCTTGAATCGAAACGTTTTCTTCAACGGCGAAGACGGCCAGACCATGAACACCGACGCCCGGGTCATGTTCTTCTATCCCTATACCGCCGTCTCGCCCGCGATGGCCACGCCCCAGGTAGGCACCGGATCCGACTACGCCATCACCTACACCGACGCCACCAAGCAACCCTTCGACGGCAGCAAGACCTACAAGCTGAACATTCCCGCCAACCCACCGGTCAACAACTTCTGGGCCGTCACGGTTTACGACACGCAGACGCGCTCGATGTTGCAGACGAGCCAACTCTTCCCGACCGTAGGCAGCCAGACAGAGGGAATCCAGCAAAACGAGGACGGATCGACGGATATCTACTTCGGAACTCAGGCTCCAGAAGGGTTCGAAAACAACTGGCTGGAGACCATCCCCGACAAGAGTTGGTTCGCCATCCTTCGCATGTACGGCCCGCTCGAGCCGTGGTTTGATAAAACCTGGCGTCCCAGTGAGATCGAGCTGACGAACAACTAG
- a CDS encoding SCO family protein: MPIQLLRSRSATRGPLSLLAALTLASALMLWTAPGARAEEPNCHDTAAEPSAHSDHAGHAEHRSADAERASGLDLPNVELVDQDGHAVHLYQDLIEDRVVAMNFIFTTCTTICPPMGASFGKLQRELGELLGDPVKLVSVSIDPTTDTPPRLKSWGAKFGAGDSWSLLTGSKQDVDQVLRALEVFTPTPEDHGPIVLLGNDRTDQWVRVNGLTPPSKLAAMLEELATDHRPTAGKESR, from the coding sequence ATGCCTATCCAACTTCTCCGCAGCCGGTCCGCAACTCGCGGTCCGCTCTCCCTCCTCGCCGCCTTGACCCTCGCCAGCGCCCTGATGCTCTGGACGGCGCCCGGCGCTCGAGCCGAGGAACCAAACTGCCACGACACCGCCGCGGAGCCCTCCGCTCACAGTGACCACGCCGGGCACGCGGAGCATCGATCCGCGGATGCGGAACGCGCCTCCGGCCTCGACCTGCCCAACGTCGAGCTGGTGGACCAGGACGGCCACGCCGTCCACCTCTACCAGGACCTGATCGAGGATCGGGTGGTGGCGATGAATTTCATCTTCACTACCTGCACCACCATCTGCCCGCCCATGGGCGCGAGCTTCGGCAAGCTCCAGCGGGAGCTCGGCGAGCTCCTGGGGGATCCGGTAAAGCTGGTCTCGGTGTCCATCGATCCCACCACCGACACGCCGCCACGGCTCAAGAGCTGGGGCGCGAAATTCGGTGCTGGGGACTCCTGGAGCCTGCTCACCGGCTCGAAGCAGGACGTGGATCAAGTGCTCCGCGCCCTCGAGGTCTTCACCCCGACCCCGGAAGACCATGGCCCCATCGTGTTGCTGGGTAACGACCGCACCGATCAATGGGTGCGGGTCAACGGCCTGACCCCACCGTCCAAGCTCGCCGCCATGCTCGAAGAATTGGCCACCGACCACCGCCCCACCGCTGGAAAGGAATCGCGATGA
- a CDS encoding MmcQ/YjbR family DNA-binding protein — translation MATAEELLERLRTIITAWPETREKLSHGSPTWWGGRKTFATFDDHHHGAERIAVWVKSTFDEQELRVEADGETFFVPPYLGPSGWIGVRLDRDPDWEMVEELLEAGYRMVAPKRALKILDGE, via the coding sequence ATGGCTACCGCTGAAGAGCTTCTCGAGCGCCTGCGCACCATCATCACCGCCTGGCCGGAGACCCGGGAGAAGCTTTCCCACGGCTCGCCCACCTGGTGGGGGGGACGCAAGACCTTCGCCACCTTCGACGATCACCACCACGGCGCCGAGCGCATCGCCGTGTGGGTGAAGTCGACCTTCGATGAGCAGGAATTGCGGGTCGAAGCCGATGGTGAGACCTTCTTCGTTCCGCCCTACCTCGGCCCCAGCGGTTGGATCGGCGTCCGCCTCGACCGGGACCCGGATTGGGAGATGGTCGAGGAGCTCCTGGAGGCCGGCTACCGCATGGTGGCGCCGAAGCGGGCGCTGAAGATTTTGGATGGGGAGTAG
- a CDS encoding multidrug transporter — MHNKPLESDWKIYRERVSEWRERYLEKKNQEIVAILEDEGKTPTERFWEARRAMDEEADILTTCLDGHSRSKMSWNLLLMHGHGLVLDEDLEEFSDGLRESILRSSRELP; from the coding sequence ATGCACAACAAACCCCTAGAGTCCGACTGGAAGATCTACCGAGAGCGCGTTTCCGAGTGGCGAGAGCGGTACCTCGAGAAGAAGAACCAGGAGATCGTGGCGATTCTGGAAGACGAGGGCAAGACTCCAACGGAGCGGTTCTGGGAAGCCCGGCGCGCGATGGACGAGGAAGCGGACATTCTGACTACCTGTCTCGACGGTCATTCCAGATCGAAGATGTCCTGGAATCTGCTCCTGATGCACGGTCACGGCCTCGTGCTCGACGAAGACCTCGAAGAGTTCAGCGACGGGCTGCGGGAGTCGATCCTCAGGTCGTCCCGCGAGCTGCCCTAA
- a CDS encoding S8 family serine peptidase, with product MSWFALQGFGPKSRVSLVLVLVLTLLAPVAADASGWLWDQDADGIDDRIEEVQSLGLAAAFENFDLIDGRQRFAVFDLGGLLTYGVYVGFDHHPTAADLDMLAAAGVDTGVLHAYHSIDYVRMELTFPEIATVAALPGVTRVESIPLLYPLNDNATRTSGITPSFFERFPTVQGDLGITGSGVVVSILDTGVNDQSLLFGLYPGHESFAGKFIAGGNFFAGQPLLNTGLDASENPFDFGEAASSNHGTHVAGTTLGTGGASGTFGGVAPGALLVDQKVLSDAGVGFGSADGVDWAVYNKDRYGIRILNLSLGGVDASDGSDAGSQAINAAFDAGILAAIATGNDGATNHISSPAAADKSVAVGSYADQNTVDRSDDVISSFSNEGPRTDDGDADDVDEMKPLVAAPGSDILSADGSLLTGGNSYKNLSGTSMATPHVAGVMALILDANPGLTPPQVVAILQHTSEHRNAWGKTAAGANPFPQEDPNYHPSGGWGQVDAYAAVKEALRLAGDPTSQTQVVAISADADAGSSTITVRWTSQREIDLLGYEVFRAPDLGGVPGTFTQVNGATIPGTGQAQIEGLANRSLYSFVDAQGLGVGQSYWYQIRHTSSDTAVGTVTEPALLVTLAP from the coding sequence ATGAGTTGGTTTGCGCTTCAGGGCTTTGGCCCCAAGTCTCGAGTTTCGCTGGTGCTAGTCCTCGTCCTCACCCTGCTGGCCCCCGTCGCCGCCGACGCCTCCGGCTGGCTCTGGGATCAAGATGCCGACGGCATCGACGACCGCATCGAGGAAGTGCAGTCGCTGGGGCTGGCCGCCGCCTTCGAGAATTTCGATCTGATCGACGGCCGCCAGCGCTTTGCGGTCTTCGATCTCGGCGGTCTGCTGACCTATGGGGTTTATGTGGGCTTCGATCATCACCCCACCGCCGCGGACCTGGACATGCTCGCCGCCGCCGGCGTCGACACCGGCGTGCTCCACGCGTACCACAGCATCGACTATGTGCGCATGGAGCTGACCTTCCCCGAGATCGCCACGGTGGCGGCGCTGCCCGGAGTGACCCGGGTCGAGTCCATCCCGCTGCTCTACCCGCTGAACGACAACGCCACCCGCACCTCCGGCATCACCCCGAGCTTTTTCGAGCGCTTCCCCACGGTCCAAGGGGATCTGGGCATCACCGGCTCGGGGGTGGTGGTCTCGATCCTGGACACCGGCGTCAACGATCAGTCGCTGCTCTTCGGCCTCTACCCCGGCCATGAATCCTTCGCCGGCAAGTTCATCGCCGGCGGCAACTTCTTCGCCGGCCAACCGCTGCTCAACACCGGTCTCGACGCCAGCGAGAATCCCTTCGACTTCGGCGAGGCGGCGTCCTCCAACCACGGCACCCACGTCGCCGGCACCACCCTCGGCACCGGCGGCGCCTCCGGGACCTTCGGCGGCGTCGCCCCCGGCGCCCTGCTGGTGGATCAGAAGGTACTCTCCGACGCCGGCGTCGGATTCGGCTCCGCCGACGGCGTCGACTGGGCGGTGTACAACAAGGATCGCTACGGCATCCGCATCCTCAACCTCAGCCTCGGCGGCGTCGACGCTTCCGATGGCTCCGACGCCGGTTCCCAGGCCATCAATGCCGCCTTCGACGCCGGCATCCTCGCCGCCATCGCCACTGGCAACGACGGCGCCACCAACCACATCTCCTCCCCCGCCGCCGCGGACAAGAGCGTCGCCGTGGGCTCCTACGCCGACCAGAACACCGTGGACCGCAGCGACGATGTGATCTCCAGCTTCTCCAACGAGGGTCCGCGCACGGACGACGGGGACGCCGACGATGTCGACGAGATGAAGCCTCTGGTGGCGGCGCCGGGATCGGACATCCTGTCCGCCGACGGCAGCCTGCTCACCGGCGGGAACTCCTACAAGAATCTGTCGGGCACCTCCATGGCGACTCCCCACGTGGCGGGAGTGATGGCCTTGATCCTCGACGCCAACCCCGGCCTGACGCCGCCCCAGGTGGTGGCCATCCTGCAGCACACCAGCGAGCATCGCAACGCTTGGGGCAAGACCGCGGCGGGCGCCAACCCCTTCCCGCAGGAAGATCCCAACTACCACCCGTCCGGCGGCTGGGGACAGGTGGATGCCTACGCCGCGGTGAAGGAAGCGCTGCGCCTCGCCGGTGACCCGACCTCCCAGACCCAGGTGGTCGCCATCAGCGCCGATGCCGACGCCGGGAGCTCCACCATCACCGTGCGCTGGACGTCCCAGCGGGAGATCGACCTGTTGGGCTATGAGGTCTTCCGCGCCCCCGATCTCGGCGGTGTGCCGGGAACCTTCACCCAGGTCAACGGCGCCACCATCCCCGGCACCGGCCAAGCCCAGATCGAAGGCCTGGCCAACCGCAGCCTCTACAGCTTCGTCGATGCTCAGGGCTTGGGCGTCGGCCAGAGCTACTGGTACCAGATCCGCCACACCTCCTCCGACACGGCGGTGGGCACGGTGACGGAGCCGGCGCTGCTGGTCACCCTCGCTCCCTGA
- a CDS encoding SCO family protein yields the protein MIRFPGTPSKLSLLAVAGILLAALSVQIPAQAAPDARVDSKARGAADYFTDVELVDQHGESHRLYSDLMQGKVVVINAMFTSCASSCPAMAARLSKMQRFLGDRLGDDVHILSISVDPERDTPERLLTFADSFGAKPGWYLLSGKPDNVNLALTKLGQYVDEPETHKSIMIMGNESTGLWKKAMGLAPAEELIAVLESVLEDRE from the coding sequence ATGATCCGCTTCCCTGGAACCCCCTCGAAGCTCTCTCTCCTCGCCGTCGCGGGGATCCTCCTGGCCGCGCTCTCAGTGCAGATCCCGGCCCAGGCCGCTCCCGATGCCCGCGTCGACTCGAAAGCCCGCGGCGCCGCCGACTACTTCACCGACGTCGAGCTGGTGGATCAGCACGGCGAGAGCCACCGCCTGTACAGCGACCTGATGCAGGGCAAGGTGGTGGTGATCAACGCCATGTTCACCTCCTGCGCCAGCAGCTGCCCCGCCATGGCCGCGCGGTTGTCCAAGATGCAGCGTTTCCTCGGCGATCGGCTGGGGGACGATGTCCACATCCTCTCCATCTCCGTCGATCCGGAGCGCGACACCCCCGAGCGCCTGCTGACCTTCGCCGACTCCTTCGGTGCCAAGCCGGGCTGGTATCTGCTCAGCGGCAAACCCGACAACGTCAACCTGGCGCTGACCAAGTTGGGCCAGTACGTGGACGAGCCGGAAACCCACAAATCCATCATGATCATGGGCAACGAGTCCACCGGATTGTGGAAGAAGGCCATGGGGTTGGCTCCCGCGGAGGAGCTCATCGCGGTGCTGGAGAGCGTGCTGGAAGACCGGGAATGA
- a CDS encoding YncE family protein produces the protein MNHSLALRFSRSFAVLLLALALATAWILAAMPAAASVPAADEAAQPPAEKEAQPPAEKEGVQIQFQMERLEAGSGPLQEGDQVRVRFHITDTASEAPLSGLYPAAWMDRVPTSVSYEQESCDQKVSAFLSGTLFSQPELNLNVYYVLALNDDATITIVDPLFGFGTTKLLALVELEARGEDWVMQPRGRYLYVSMPTAGKIAVVDTEVWKVAATLDPGFAPTRLALTEDGGQLWATDDGQGESSGIAVFDTQSRELQARIATGAGPHDLVLDPREQYAYVSNRAAGTVSVIDARALAKVADVATGPSPSYLAYSTAGDAAYVVDPRTGIVSVIAPGQGVVSRMEGRPGLGHLSFAPGGRYGFLVNPLTDQLHILDAARQRIIQTGTMEEGPHQVNFTDELAYIRHLDNELILMVPLDEIGREGAPISVVDFPGGQRPPGLGAALLPAPSIVQAPGAPAVLVANPTDKIIYFYKEGMAAPMGSFQNYNRQPLAVRVVDRSLREQAPGSYETTVQLRRPGTYDVAFFLDAPKLVHCFQLTVAPDPNRERERQAAMPKVRLESLLDNRQIAVGEPVDLRFRLTSRADGSLIEGVDDLHTLTFLGPGLWQKRQTVEHQGAGIYGFSFTPPRPGLYYVFLGSASLGISLKESRYILLEARESSPSSDRAGTSAEAQTASLP, from the coding sequence ATGAACCATTCCCTGGCTCTACGATTCTCGCGCAGCTTCGCAGTTTTGCTCCTGGCCCTAGCCCTCGCCACCGCCTGGATCCTGGCAGCGATGCCCGCGGCGGCGTCCGTGCCGGCGGCGGACGAGGCCGCCCAGCCTCCGGCGGAGAAGGAAGCACAGCCTCCGGCGGAGAAAGAAGGCGTCCAGATTCAATTCCAGATGGAGCGCCTGGAAGCCGGCAGCGGACCGCTGCAGGAAGGCGATCAGGTGCGGGTGCGCTTCCACATCACCGATACCGCTTCCGAAGCTCCCCTCTCCGGTCTCTACCCCGCCGCCTGGATGGACCGGGTGCCCACCTCCGTAAGCTACGAGCAGGAGAGCTGCGACCAGAAGGTCAGCGCCTTCTTGAGCGGCACCCTCTTCTCCCAGCCGGAGCTCAACCTCAACGTCTACTACGTCCTGGCTCTCAACGACGACGCCACCATCACCATCGTCGATCCCCTCTTCGGCTTCGGCACCACCAAGCTCCTGGCATTGGTGGAGTTGGAAGCCCGGGGCGAAGACTGGGTGATGCAGCCCCGCGGCCGCTACCTCTACGTCTCCATGCCCACGGCGGGCAAGATCGCTGTGGTGGACACCGAGGTCTGGAAGGTCGCCGCCACCCTCGACCCCGGCTTCGCCCCCACCCGTCTGGCCCTCACCGAGGACGGCGGGCAGCTGTGGGCGACCGACGACGGCCAGGGGGAGTCTTCCGGCATCGCCGTCTTCGACACCCAGAGCCGCGAGCTTCAGGCGCGCATCGCCACCGGTGCCGGGCCCCATGATCTGGTGCTCGATCCGCGGGAGCAATACGCCTACGTCAGCAACCGCGCCGCCGGCACGGTTTCGGTCATCGACGCCCGCGCCCTGGCCAAGGTCGCCGACGTCGCCACCGGCCCGAGCCCCAGCTACCTCGCCTACTCCACCGCCGGCGATGCCGCCTACGTGGTCGATCCCCGGACCGGCATCGTCTCCGTCATCGCCCCCGGTCAGGGAGTGGTGAGCCGTATGGAGGGCCGGCCGGGGCTGGGGCATCTGAGCTTCGCCCCCGGCGGACGCTACGGTTTTCTGGTCAACCCCCTCACCGACCAGCTGCACATCCTCGACGCCGCCCGCCAGCGCATCATTCAGACCGGCACCATGGAGGAGGGACCCCACCAGGTCAACTTCACCGACGAGCTCGCCTACATCCGACACCTGGACAACGAGCTCATCCTGATGGTGCCCCTGGACGAGATCGGCCGCGAGGGAGCCCCCATCTCGGTGGTGGACTTCCCCGGTGGTCAGCGGCCGCCGGGCCTCGGCGCGGCGCTCCTGCCGGCACCGTCCATCGTGCAGGCTCCGGGAGCCCCGGCGGTGCTGGTGGCCAACCCGACGGACAAGATCATCTACTTCTACAAGGAGGGGATGGCGGCCCCCATGGGCAGCTTCCAAAACTACAACCGCCAGCCCCTGGCGGTGCGGGTGGTGGATCGCAGTCTGCGAGAGCAGGCTCCCGGCAGCTACGAGACGACGGTGCAGCTGCGCCGGCCGGGCACCTACGATGTCGCCTTCTTCCTCGACGCCCCGAAGCTGGTGCATTGCTTCCAGCTGACCGTGGCTCCGGATCCCAACCGCGAGCGGGAACGGCAGGCGGCGATGCCGAAGGTGCGGCTGGAATCCCTGCTCGACAACCGGCAAATCGCCGTCGGCGAGCCCGTGGATCTGCGTTTCCGCCTCACCAGCCGGGCCGACGGCTCGTTGATCGAAGGGGTGGATGATTTGCACACCCTGACCTTCCTGGGCCCCGGCCTGTGGCAGAAACGCCAGACCGTGGAGCACCAGGGCGCAGGAATCTACGGATTCTCCTTCACCCCGCCCCGCCCCGGCCTGTACTACGTGTTTCTCGGCTCGGCCTCCTTGGGGATTTCGTTGAAAGAGTCCCGATACATCCTGCTGGAAGCTCGGGAGAGCTCGCCGTCCTCGGACCGCGCCGGCACTTCCGCCGAAGCCCAAACCGCCAGCTTGCCCTAA
- a CDS encoding ABC transporter substrate-binding protein: MMPALGRGSGWSFVSLAAGLLLLGLAGAPSLLAETGARAEGDAERGRSIYHQGVTAEGGTIDAAFGDQGFVVEASVLPCASCHGRDGKGKPEGGVSPSNLTWHSLTHPRGARGGAGTNRGGRSHPPYDERSVVKAITMGLDPAGNELDSTMPRYRLSHQDAADLVAYLRQLEHEKDPGISDDTLVISTLRAHGSSQGTAVEDALRAFFDEVNDRGGVYGRKVRFRPLDLPITPGAQALADDLGSQLEADPPFALVAADMTRREAPLARLFSTRQLPVVGPFAVQPQLEMPPNPYVFYLLGGVQEQVASLLDFARQELAAGQGGETPGRLLIVQPASAGLGDPDTELWAEAAVEAAQGGPWSEVARPTPEELFSDLSASSSQAQSSQIQDTVLLLGGGSALSQFLARADHSSWYPKVLIPGVFAGSNILSAPPSFDGHLYLAFPVLPSDARPDKLQEVWQLADRHDLPKQHLAAQLSALAAAQVLIEGLHRAGRELSRERLIQSLEGLYKHPTGLLPPVTFTPNRRLGAPGAHIVRANLQTRNFEPLGERVVPR; this comes from the coding sequence ATGATGCCTGCCCTCGGCCGCGGATCCGGTTGGTCGTTCGTCTCTCTGGCGGCCGGGCTCTTGCTTCTGGGCCTCGCGGGAGCACCGTCTCTCCTGGCCGAGACCGGAGCCCGCGCCGAGGGTGATGCCGAACGGGGGCGCTCCATCTACCACCAGGGCGTCACCGCCGAGGGCGGCACCATCGACGCCGCCTTCGGGGACCAGGGCTTCGTGGTGGAAGCCTCGGTGCTGCCCTGTGCCAGCTGCCACGGCCGGGACGGTAAGGGCAAGCCGGAGGGCGGCGTCAGCCCCTCGAACCTGACCTGGCATTCCCTCACCCACCCCCGCGGCGCCCGCGGCGGAGCGGGCACCAACCGGGGCGGCCGCAGCCATCCGCCCTACGACGAGCGGTCGGTGGTCAAGGCCATCACCATGGGCCTCGACCCGGCGGGCAACGAGCTCGACTCCACCATGCCCCGATACCGGCTGTCCCACCAGGACGCCGCCGACCTGGTGGCCTATCTGCGGCAGCTGGAGCACGAGAAGGACCCGGGGATCTCCGACGACACCCTGGTGATCTCCACCCTCCGCGCCCACGGCAGCTCCCAGGGCACCGCCGTCGAGGATGCCCTCCGGGCCTTCTTCGACGAGGTCAACGACCGCGGCGGCGTCTACGGCCGCAAGGTCCGCTTCCGCCCCCTCGACCTCCCCATCACCCCCGGAGCCCAGGCCCTCGCCGACGACCTGGGCTCCCAGCTGGAGGCGGATCCTCCCTTCGCGCTGGTGGCGGCGGATATGACCCGGCGGGAAGCCCCTCTCGCGCGGCTCTTCAGCACCCGCCAGCTGCCGGTGGTGGGCCCCTTCGCCGTGCAGCCCCAGCTCGAGATGCCCCCCAATCCTTATGTTTTCTATCTCCTCGGCGGAGTCCAGGAACAGGTCGCCTCCCTCCTCGACTTCGCGCGGCAAGAGCTCGCCGCCGGCCAGGGCGGAGAGACCCCCGGCCGCCTGCTCATCGTCCAGCCAGCCTCCGCCGGCCTCGGCGATCCCGACACCGAGCTCTGGGCCGAGGCCGCCGTCGAAGCCGCCCAAGGCGGCCCATGGAGCGAGGTCGCCCGGCCCACCCCTGAGGAGCTCTTCTCCGACCTCTCAGCGTCCTCCAGCCAGGCTCAATCGAGCCAGATCCAAGACACCGTCCTCCTTCTCGGCGGCGGCTCCGCCCTCTCCCAGTTCCTGGCCCGCGCCGACCACAGCAGCTGGTACCCCAAGGTCCTGATCCCCGGCGTCTTCGCCGGTTCCAACATCCTCTCCGCTCCCCCCAGCTTCGACGGTCACCTCTACCTAGCCTTCCCTGTCCTCCCCTCCGACGCCCGCCCCGACAAGCTGCAAGAAGTGTGGCAACTCGCCGACCGCCACGACCTCCCCAAGCAACACCTAGCCGCCCAACTCTCCGCCCTCGCCGCCGCCCAAGTCCTCATCGAAGGCCTCCACCGCGCCGGCCGCGAGCTCTCCCGGGAACGCCTGATCCAATCCCTAGAAGGCCTCTACAAACACCCCACCGGCCTCCTCCCCCCCGTCACCTTCACCCCCAACCGCCGCCTAGGCGCCCCCGGCGCCCACATCGTGCGGGCGAACCTGCAGACCCGGAACTTCGAGCCTTTGGGTGAGCGGGTGGTGCCGCGGTGA